A stretch of the Pedobacter sp. MC2016-14 genome encodes the following:
- a CDS encoding CocE/NonD family hydrolase yields the protein MLHLKSLLALLLLSTQLPSYAQNTDSVFVRENYTKIERSIPMRDGVKLFTSIYIPKDQTKKYPLLINRTPYTVAPYGEDKYKTSLGNFPAMMREGFIFVYQDVRGRWMSEGTFDDIRPQVVNKRSKKDIDESTDTYDTIDWLVKNVKNNNGKAGIYGISYPGFYATTSLPAAHPALKAVSPQAPVTDWFIGDDFHHNGVLFAMDAFSFMTTFGVPRPKPITPEKGPNSFRFPIQDSYRFYLETGSVKNLKEKYLADSIRFWNNLFKHPNLDTFWKARTILPHLTNVKPAVMVVGGFFDAEDAYGTFATYKAIEKQNPSANNILVAGPWFHGGWVRSAGSKFGDIEFGQPTSTYYQENFELPFFKHYLKSNTDFNVAEANVFVTGSNEWKKFSAWPPKETMLKTLYLQPNGRLSFEKVQRTDSWDEYVSDPNSPVPYQNGVQAKRSREYMIDDQRFAAQRPDVKVYQTEALAEDITLTGPVLANLVVSTTGSDADYVVKLIDVYPEDAPNPTPNPNNIIMGGYEMLVRAEIMRGKYRNSFEKPEPIVPGEITNINYALPDVAHTFKKGHRMMVQIQNSWFPIADRNPQKFMDIYQADPGDFQKATHRIFHDRSNASSLTLTILK from the coding sequence ATGCTTCACCTTAAATCCCTATTGGCACTTTTACTATTGAGTACTCAATTGCCTTCTTATGCACAAAATACAGATTCAGTTTTTGTACGCGAAAACTACACTAAAATTGAACGCAGCATTCCCATGCGCGATGGTGTAAAATTGTTTACCTCTATTTACATCCCAAAAGACCAAACAAAAAAATACCCTTTATTAATTAACCGAACCCCATATACCGTTGCCCCTTACGGTGAAGATAAGTATAAAACCAGTCTTGGAAATTTCCCAGCTATGATGAGGGAAGGATTCATTTTCGTTTACCAGGATGTGAGGGGCCGCTGGATGAGCGAGGGCACTTTTGATGACATCAGGCCACAGGTTGTTAATAAAAGAAGCAAAAAAGATATAGACGAGAGTACCGACACTTATGACACGATTGATTGGCTGGTTAAAAATGTCAAAAACAACAATGGTAAAGCAGGGATTTATGGCATATCTTATCCTGGCTTTTATGCTACCACATCTTTGCCAGCTGCACATCCTGCCTTAAAAGCGGTGTCTCCGCAAGCACCCGTTACAGACTGGTTTATTGGAGATGATTTTCATCACAATGGTGTTTTATTTGCAATGGATGCATTCAGTTTCATGACCACTTTTGGGGTGCCAAGACCTAAACCAATTACGCCAGAAAAAGGACCTAATAGTTTCCGGTTTCCTATACAGGATAGCTATCGTTTTTATCTTGAAACAGGTTCCGTTAAAAACCTGAAGGAAAAATACCTGGCAGACAGTATTAGGTTTTGGAACAACTTATTTAAACATCCTAATCTGGATACCTTTTGGAAAGCCAGAACAATACTGCCACACCTTACAAATGTTAAACCTGCTGTAATGGTAGTGGGTGGCTTCTTTGATGCAGAAGATGCCTATGGAACTTTTGCTACCTACAAAGCCATAGAAAAACAAAATCCCTCAGCAAACAATATTTTAGTTGCGGGCCCCTGGTTTCATGGAGGCTGGGTACGGAGTGCGGGAAGTAAATTCGGTGACATAGAATTCGGTCAGCCTACGAGCACTTATTACCAGGAAAATTTTGAGTTGCCTTTTTTCAAACACTACCTCAAAAGCAATACAGATTTTAATGTGGCGGAAGCTAATGTTTTTGTAACCGGCAGCAACGAATGGAAAAAATTTAGTGCCTGGCCGCCAAAAGAGACCATGCTTAAAACATTATATCTCCAACCTAACGGAAGGCTAAGTTTTGAAAAAGTACAAAGAACAGACAGCTGGGATGAGTATGTGAGCGACCCCAACAGTCCTGTACCTTATCAAAATGGAGTGCAGGCAAAGAGATCACGGGAGTATATGATAGATGACCAGCGTTTTGCAGCACAAAGACCTGATGTTAAAGTCTATCAAACTGAAGCATTAGCAGAAGACATCACCCTTACTGGACCAGTACTTGCAAACCTGGTTGTATCTACTACAGGATCTGACGCAGATTATGTAGTTAAACTCATAGACGTTTACCCGGAAGATGCCCCGAACCCTACCCCAAATCCAAACAATATAATTATGGGAGGATATGAGATGTTGGTTCGTGCAGAAATTATGCGTGGAAAATACCGCAATAGTTTTGAAAAACCAGAACCTATTGTTCCGGGAGAAATCACAAATATAAACTACGCACTACCCGATGTTGCCCATACCTTTAAAAAGGGCCACCGCATGATGGTTCAGATCCAAAATTCATGGTTTCCTATTGCGGACAGAAACCCGCAGAAATTTATGGACATTTACCAGGCAGACCCAGGTGATTTTCAAAAAGCAACACACCGGATTTTTCATGACCGTTCAAATGCCTCCTCTCTTACTTTAACAATTCTTAAATAA
- a CDS encoding GtrA family protein, with product MPEQKFSVTYFWSLIPPRLLALIKFGITGTSGLIVDFCLTWLFKDEFHVNKFVANAIGFTAAVVSNYFINRLWTFKDKKAGIGKQLSAFIVVSLIGLLLNSGIIYVLDNLLLLNFYLSKAIAVLLVFFWNFSANYFFVFKAEKEVRIP from the coding sequence ATGCCTGAGCAAAAATTCAGTGTTACTTACTTCTGGTCTTTAATTCCTCCAAGGCTGCTTGCACTAATTAAGTTTGGTATTACAGGTACGTCTGGCCTGATCGTAGATTTTTGTCTTACCTGGCTTTTTAAAGACGAATTCCATGTGAATAAATTTGTAGCCAACGCTATTGGTTTTACTGCTGCTGTGGTTAGCAACTACTTCATCAACAGACTTTGGACCTTTAAAGATAAGAAAGCCGGTATTGGCAAACAGCTCAGCGCTTTTATCGTGGTTTCGCTGATTGGCTTGCTGCTAAATTCCGGTATCATCTATGTGCTGGATAACTTGTTGCTGCTCAATTTTTACCTAAGTAAGGCCATTGCTGTGCTGCTGGTTTTCTTTTGGAACTTTAGCGCCAACTATTTCTTTGTTTTTAAAGCGGAGAAGGAAGTCCGAATACCTTAA
- a CDS encoding efflux RND transporter permease subunit, with amino-acid sequence MILTEISIKRPSLVIVVFTALTLMGLLSYFSLSYELLPKFSNNVVSISTIYPGASPNEVENTVTKKIEDAVSSLENVKKINSVSYESLSVVTVTLTDKANVDLSLNDAQRKINAILADLPEEVKAPSLNKFSLDDLPVITMSASAKMDDATFYDLIDKRIAPVLSRVSGVAQVTLVGGQEREIEVGLDADKIQGYGLSVPQIQQAILTSNLDFPTGSVKTNNEDILIRLSGKYKDVNELRNLVVSTSKTGAQIRLSDVADVQDTQKEVEKIARIDRNGAIAIQIVKQTDANAVEVSKQMHKVIATLMTDYKANDLNIKIVNDSSIFTLESADAVIHDLLLAIVLVAFVMLFFLHSLRNAAIVMVSIPASLIATFIGISLFGYTLNLMSLLGLSLVVGILVDDAIVVLENIYRHMEMGKNRVRAAYDATSEIGFTVVSITLVIVVVFFPIAVSTGLVSNILRQFCVVVIIATLLSLVASFTIVPLLSSRFGKLEKIEGKNVFGRFILWFEKQLHKFTVWITGILEWTLRHKAITVIGVFMLLISSCGLTIGGFIGTEFFPKSDKGEFLVQIELPKDASIEKMNQYTQKAEEFLATKKEITQMITTVGQASGDMGGTQATAYKAEINVKLVDRSKREESSIYATKVSRELAKYLVGANVKTVPISILGIAENAPIQLVVTGADLDSALKYAEAAKEVLAGIEGAAETKLSVEKGSPEINVQVDRDKMAALGLTLQTVGSTMQTAFSGNTDGKFRKGEYEYDINIRYQAFNRKNIDDVRNLIFINTNGEQVKLSQFADIKEGAGPSQLERKDKSTSVTVKAQSIGRPTGTVVSDFEDKLKSLEESGKLKRPLGVSYVWGGDQENQSEGFGTLGIALLSSIILVYLIMVALYDSFIYPLVVMFSIPLSIIGALLALALANQSLGIFTILGLIMLIGLVAKNAIILVDFTNQMKKEGKTTHEALILANHARLRPILMTTIAMVIGMLPIALASGAGAEWKNGLAWVIIGGLTSSLFLTLIVVPVMYQVFDNLLDYFGFNKPGKTVEELMVEPYDHKEVHEYDLEGGNHI; translated from the coding sequence ATGATACTAACAGAAATATCCATAAAGCGTCCCAGCCTGGTTATTGTGGTTTTTACCGCATTAACACTAATGGGACTATTGAGCTACTTTTCCCTGAGTTATGAGCTTTTGCCCAAATTCTCAAATAATGTAGTCTCCATCTCTACCATTTATCCGGGAGCTTCGCCAAATGAGGTAGAAAATACGGTGACCAAGAAAATTGAGGATGCGGTATCCTCATTGGAGAACGTAAAGAAAATTAACTCTGTCTCGTACGAAAGCTTATCCGTAGTAACGGTAACGCTTACCGACAAGGCCAATGTAGATTTGTCATTGAATGATGCCCAACGTAAAATCAATGCAATTTTGGCAGATCTGCCGGAGGAGGTAAAAGCACCATCATTAAACAAGTTTTCATTGGATGATCTTCCGGTAATTACCATGTCTGCTTCGGCAAAGATGGATGATGCTACTTTTTACGACCTGATTGATAAACGAATTGCCCCGGTACTTTCCAGGGTTTCTGGTGTTGCTCAGGTTACACTTGTAGGCGGGCAGGAACGTGAAATTGAGGTAGGTTTAGATGCTGATAAAATACAAGGTTATGGCTTATCAGTTCCTCAAATTCAGCAGGCTATTTTAACCTCCAATCTGGACTTCCCTACAGGAAGTGTTAAAACCAACAACGAAGACATCTTAATTCGTTTATCTGGTAAATATAAAGATGTAAATGAACTTAGAAACCTGGTGGTTTCTACCAGCAAAACAGGTGCGCAAATCCGTTTGAGTGACGTTGCCGATGTTCAGGATACGCAAAAAGAAGTGGAGAAAATTGCCCGTATTGATAGAAACGGTGCAATCGCCATTCAGATTGTGAAGCAAACTGATGCAAATGCGGTGGAGGTAAGTAAACAAATGCATAAAGTGATTGCAACCTTGATGACAGATTACAAAGCCAATGATTTGAACATCAAAATTGTAAACGACAGTTCCATTTTTACCTTAGAATCTGCAGATGCGGTAATCCACGATTTACTGTTGGCTATTGTACTCGTAGCTTTTGTAATGCTTTTCTTCCTGCACAGTTTACGTAATGCGGCCATTGTAATGGTATCCATTCCCGCCTCGTTAATTGCAACCTTTATTGGAATCAGTTTATTTGGTTATACCTTAAACCTGATGTCCCTGTTGGGCTTATCATTAGTGGTAGGGATCCTGGTGGATGATGCGATTGTGGTACTGGAAAACATTTACCGACACATGGAGATGGGTAAAAACCGTGTACGTGCGGCTTACGATGCAACAAGCGAAATTGGTTTCACCGTAGTTTCCATTACATTGGTAATTGTGGTAGTATTCTTCCCAATTGCAGTTAGTACAGGATTAGTATCCAACATCCTTCGCCAATTTTGCGTAGTGGTTATCATTGCTACCCTTTTGTCATTGGTAGCTTCATTTACCATTGTACCCCTATTGTCTTCACGCTTTGGAAAGTTAGAGAAAATAGAAGGTAAAAACGTATTTGGCCGTTTCATTTTATGGTTTGAGAAGCAACTGCACAAATTTACCGTTTGGATTACAGGTATCTTAGAATGGACGCTGCGCCATAAAGCAATTACTGTTATAGGTGTATTTATGCTGTTGATCAGTTCATGCGGATTAACTATAGGTGGTTTTATTGGTACGGAATTTTTCCCTAAAAGTGATAAAGGTGAATTTTTAGTGCAAATTGAATTGCCTAAAGATGCCTCTATAGAGAAAATGAACCAGTATACTCAAAAAGCAGAAGAGTTTTTGGCCACTAAAAAAGAGATTACCCAAATGATTACCACTGTTGGACAGGCCAGCGGTGATATGGGTGGTACGCAAGCTACGGCATACAAGGCAGAGATTAATGTTAAGCTGGTAGACCGCAGCAAAAGAGAAGAATCGAGCATTTATGCCACTAAAGTGAGTCGCGAACTGGCAAAATATTTAGTTGGTGCAAACGTAAAGACGGTGCCAATCAGTATTTTGGGTATCGCAGAAAATGCGCCGATCCAGCTGGTGGTAACCGGTGCAGATTTGGATAGCGCCTTAAAATATGCCGAAGCAGCTAAAGAAGTACTGGCCGGAATTGAAGGTGCCGCCGAAACAAAACTATCTGTAGAAAAAGGTAGCCCGGAGATTAACGTACAGGTAGACCGTGATAAAATGGCTGCTTTAGGTCTTACTTTGCAAACTGTAGGTTCTACCATGCAAACTGCATTTAGCGGAAATACCGACGGTAAATTCCGTAAAGGCGAATACGAATACGACATCAACATCAGGTACCAGGCTTTTAATCGTAAAAACATTGACGACGTAAGAAACCTGATCTTTATTAATACCAACGGCGAGCAAGTTAAACTATCGCAGTTTGCAGACATTAAAGAAGGCGCAGGCCCTAGTCAGCTGGAACGTAAAGACAAAAGCACCTCTGTAACTGTAAAAGCACAATCCATTGGTCGCCCTACAGGTACGGTTGTATCAGATTTTGAAGATAAACTGAAATCACTTGAAGAATCAGGCAAATTGAAACGGCCTCTGGGTGTAAGTTATGTATGGGGTGGTGACCAGGAAAATCAAAGTGAAGGTTTTGGAACCTTAGGCATCGCTTTATTGTCATCCATCATCCTGGTTTACCTGATTATGGTTGCCTTGTATGACAGCTTTATTTATCCGTTGGTGGTAATGTTCTCCATTCCTTTATCTATCATAGGTGCTTTATTAGCCCTTGCATTAGCTAACCAGTCGTTGGGTATCTTTACCATATTAGGTTTAATCATGCTGATTGGTTTGGTGGCAAAGAATGCGATTATCCTGGTAGATTTTACCAACCAGATGAAGAAAGAAGGAAAGACTACACATGAAGCACTAATTCTAGCTAATCATGCACGTTTACGTCCAATTTTGATGACCACCATTGCCATGGTAATTGGTATGCTTCCTATTGCCCTGGCAAGTGGAGCAGGTGCAGAATGGAAAAACGGATTGGCCTGGGTAATTATTGGTGGATTAACCAGTTCATTATTCCTAACCCTGATTGTGGTTCCGGTAATGTATCAGGTGTTTGACAATCTGTTAGACTACTTTGGTTTCAATAAGCCAGGCAAAACAGTAGAAGAGCTGATGGTAGAACCATATGACCACAAAGAGGTTCATGAATATGACCTTGAGGGTGGTAACCATATTTAA
- a CDS encoding M1 family metallopeptidase, which yields MKSFIYSFLILMSLASLSKAQLISPKNQYTRADTLRGMLSPLRTCYDINYYHLDVKIDIDQKLIGGSNEFVFTATQNFSKLQFDLFSNLKVDKVIYKGEEVPFSREFNAVFINFPKPIKKGTKDKFTVYYSGRPVIANNPPWDGGFIFKKDKNGKPWVSVACQGLGASSWWPNKDHQSDEVDSMLISISIPNGLKEISNGRLRSVQAKPTGYTQYNWFVANPINNYDVTFYIGDYAHWTDNYTGEKGQLSIDYWSLTADSAKARPHWDADVKPMLKCFEHWFGPYPFYEDGYKLVQAPHLGMEHQSAIAYGNEFKKGYLGSDLSGTGWGQKFDFITIHESGHEWFGNNITTKDIADMWVHEAFTTYSEALFVECQYGKKAGTDYVTGIRRNIQNDKPIIGPREVNKEGSGDMYYKGANMIYHIRQLMNDDEKFRSILRGMNKKFYHKTVTGKEIEQYLSQQSGLDLSTVFKQYLYQAAAPVYK from the coding sequence ATGAAATCATTTATTTACAGTTTCCTTATTTTAATGTCACTGGCCTCCTTATCAAAAGCACAGCTGATAAGCCCTAAAAATCAATATACCCGTGCTGATACTTTAAGAGGAATGCTTAGCCCCTTAAGAACTTGTTATGACATCAATTATTACCATTTAGACGTGAAAATTGACATTGATCAGAAACTCATCGGCGGCAGTAATGAGTTTGTTTTCACAGCCACACAAAATTTCAGCAAACTGCAGTTTGATCTCTTTAGCAACTTAAAGGTAGATAAGGTAATTTATAAAGGAGAGGAAGTTCCTTTTAGCCGGGAATTTAATGCGGTATTTATCAATTTCCCAAAGCCCATCAAAAAGGGTACTAAAGATAAATTTACGGTTTACTATTCCGGAAGACCTGTGATAGCCAACAACCCGCCCTGGGATGGTGGCTTCATTTTTAAAAAAGACAAAAACGGAAAACCCTGGGTTTCCGTAGCCTGCCAGGGTTTGGGTGCCAGCAGCTGGTGGCCCAATAAAGACCATCAAAGTGATGAAGTAGACAGCATGCTAATCAGCATTAGCATCCCCAATGGATTAAAAGAAATTTCTAACGGAAGACTAAGGTCTGTACAAGCTAAACCGACAGGATACACCCAATACAATTGGTTTGTAGCCAATCCTATCAATAACTATGATGTTACGTTTTACATAGGTGATTATGCACATTGGACAGACAACTATACCGGAGAAAAAGGACAACTGTCTATTGATTATTGGTCATTAACTGCAGATAGTGCAAAAGCACGCCCGCATTGGGACGCGGATGTAAAGCCTATGCTTAAATGTTTTGAACATTGGTTTGGCCCCTACCCTTTTTATGAAGATGGTTATAAACTGGTTCAGGCACCTCACCTGGGCATGGAGCATCAAAGCGCCATCGCTTATGGTAATGAATTTAAAAAAGGATATTTAGGGTCTGACTTGTCAGGAACAGGCTGGGGCCAAAAGTTTGATTTCATTACCATACATGAAAGCGGTCATGAATGGTTTGGCAACAACATTACCACTAAAGACATTGCCGACATGTGGGTGCATGAAGCCTTTACAACTTATTCTGAAGCCTTGTTTGTAGAGTGCCAGTACGGCAAAAAAGCAGGTACAGATTACGTAACGGGAATTCGGAGAAATATACAGAACGATAAACCCATTATTGGCCCCAGAGAGGTAAACAAGGAAGGCTCTGGCGATATGTATTATAAAGGTGCCAATATGATTTACCACATCCGTCAGCTCATGAATGACGACGAGAAATTTCGCAGCATTTTAAGAGGCATGAACAAAAAGTTTTACCATAAAACGGTAACCGGAAAAGAAATTGAGCAATACCTCAGTCAGCAGAGTGGCTTAGACCTGAGTACGGTTTTCAAGCAATACTTGTATCAGGCTGCTGCTCCGGTTTACAAGTAA
- the lpdA gene encoding dihydrolipoyl dehydrogenase, with amino-acid sequence MQYDVVVIGSGPGGYVGAIRCAQLGLKTAVIEKYKTYGGTCLNVGCIPSKALLDSSEHYHNAAHTFTTHGIDLKGLKVNMPQMIARKNDVVAQNTAGITYLFKKNKIDAFEGVGSFVDKNTVKITKADGSTETITTKNVIIASGSKPTALPFLPIDKKRIITSTEALNITEVPKSMVVIGGGVIGLELGSVYARLGTKVSVVEFLPSIIATMDAGLGKELQRVLKKSLGMEFYMNHKVTGATTKGKSVTVTAENAKGEQVSLEADYCIVAVGRTAYTAGLGLENIGIVTEERGGKIPVNDHLETTVPGVYAIGDVIKGAMLAHKAEDEGIYVAERIVGQKPHINYNLIPGVVYTWPEVAAVGFTEEQLKAAGTAYKAGSFPFKASGRAKASMDTDGFVKVLADAKTDEVLGVHIIGPRAADMIAEAVVAMEFRASAEDIARICHAHPTYTEALKEAAMAATDNRAIHI; translated from the coding sequence ATGCAATACGATGTCGTTGTGATAGGTTCTGGTCCTGGTGGTTATGTTGGCGCAATAAGATGTGCTCAATTAGGCTTAAAAACAGCTGTTATAGAAAAGTATAAGACTTATGGCGGTACCTGCTTAAATGTAGGTTGTATCCCCTCTAAAGCCCTGTTGGATTCTTCAGAGCATTACCATAATGCTGCCCATACTTTTACTACCCATGGTATAGACCTTAAAGGTTTAAAAGTAAATATGCCGCAAATGATTGCGCGCAAAAATGATGTTGTGGCACAAAATACTGCCGGAATTACATATTTGTTTAAGAAAAATAAGATTGATGCTTTTGAAGGTGTGGGGTCTTTTGTTGATAAAAATACGGTTAAGATTACTAAGGCTGATGGCAGTACGGAAACCATCACCACAAAAAATGTAATTATCGCTTCGGGTTCTAAACCTACTGCGCTTCCTTTTTTACCTATTGATAAAAAAAGAATTATCACCTCTACTGAAGCCTTAAATATTACTGAAGTGCCAAAAAGCATGGTGGTTATTGGCGGTGGTGTTATTGGTTTGGAGCTGGGTTCTGTATACGCACGTTTGGGAACTAAAGTTTCTGTAGTTGAATTTTTACCATCTATCATTGCTACAATGGATGCTGGTTTGGGTAAAGAATTACAGCGTGTGCTTAAGAAATCTTTGGGCATGGAGTTTTACATGAACCATAAAGTTACAGGTGCAACTACAAAAGGTAAATCAGTAACGGTTACTGCAGAAAATGCTAAAGGTGAGCAAGTAAGTTTAGAGGCAGATTACTGCATTGTTGCTGTAGGTCGTACGGCTTATACTGCTGGCTTAGGCTTAGAAAATATTGGTATTGTTACTGAAGAGCGCGGGGGTAAAATTCCGGTAAATGATCATTTAGAAACTACAGTACCTGGTGTGTATGCTATTGGCGATGTGATTAAAGGTGCTATGCTTGCGCACAAGGCAGAAGATGAGGGTATTTATGTTGCGGAACGTATTGTTGGTCAGAAGCCACACATCAATTACAATTTAATTCCGGGTGTGGTCTATACCTGGCCTGAAGTTGCTGCAGTAGGTTTTACTGAAGAGCAGTTGAAAGCTGCCGGAACTGCTTACAAAGCGGGCTCTTTCCCTTTCAAAGCCAGTGGTCGTGCAAAAGCCAGTATGGATACCGATGGTTTTGTGAAAGTATTGGCTGATGCTAAAACTGACGAAGTGTTGGGGGTACACATTATTGGTCCGCGTGCAGCTGATATGATTGCTGAGGCTGTTGTAGCTATGGAATTCCGCGCATCTGCAGAAGATATTGCCAGGATTTGTCATGCACACCCTACTTATACTGAAGCCTTGAAAGAAGCAGCTATGGCTGCTACTGATAACAGAGCTATCCATATTTAA
- a CDS encoding MFS transporter, producing MTSLNRMRLAVSLFYFGQGLCFASWASRIPDLKHTLNLSDAQLGSILLALPMGQLLTMPLSGRLVTALGSRTMLVATAPLYALALTNMGLATTGWHLFFALFLFGVVGNMCNLALNTQAVAAEQTYGKPIMTSFHGAWSLGGFSGALLGLLLINFHQSPYAHFWIIAVGVLLHILVNYRFLIPGQKIAAKKEKGKLFVLPSGPLVQLGIIGFCSMATEGAMFDWSGVYFKEIVMAPSAYVVLGYTSFMIMMATGRFLGDRMIQKFGRKRWLQISGIMVFTGMFTSVLFPFLIPATIGFMLVGVGVSGIVPMLYTIAGNNKTIAPGMALAMVSGVSYFGFLLGPPLIGYISALSSLRYSYAIIGCFGFFITMIVAKIKAIQ from the coding sequence TTGACGAGTCTAAATCGTATGCGTTTGGCGGTGTCCCTGTTCTATTTTGGACAGGGACTTTGTTTTGCCTCCTGGGCAAGCCGTATCCCCGACCTGAAACACACTTTAAATTTATCTGATGCCCAATTGGGTAGTATCTTGTTGGCTTTGCCTATGGGGCAGTTGTTAACCATGCCGCTGTCTGGCAGACTGGTAACCGCCCTGGGCAGTCGTACTATGCTGGTTGCTACGGCTCCTTTGTATGCACTTGCGCTAACCAATATGGGCCTGGCTACTACTGGCTGGCATTTGTTTTTTGCTTTGTTTCTGTTTGGTGTTGTAGGTAATATGTGCAATCTGGCTTTAAATACTCAAGCTGTTGCTGCAGAGCAAACCTACGGCAAACCCATTATGACTTCTTTTCATGGTGCATGGAGTTTGGGCGGTTTTAGTGGTGCGTTACTGGGTTTATTGCTAATTAACTTCCATCAAAGTCCGTATGCTCATTTCTGGATCATTGCAGTCGGGGTTTTGTTACACATCCTTGTCAATTATCGTTTTTTGATACCTGGGCAAAAAATAGCCGCTAAGAAAGAAAAAGGCAAGTTATTTGTACTGCCTTCTGGCCCATTGGTGCAACTGGGTATCATCGGTTTCTGTAGTATGGCTACAGAAGGGGCGATGTTTGACTGGAGCGGGGTTTACTTTAAAGAGATTGTAATGGCACCTTCTGCTTATGTGGTGCTTGGTTACACCTCATTTATGATTATGATGGCTACCGGCAGGTTTTTGGGTGATAGAATGATTCAAAAATTTGGACGTAAGCGCTGGCTGCAAATTAGCGGCATCATGGTCTTTACAGGTATGTTTACCTCTGTACTGTTCCCTTTTTTAATTCCGGCTACTATTGGTTTTATGCTGGTAGGTGTGGGCGTTTCTGGAATTGTACCCATGTTGTATACTATTGCGGGTAATAACAAAACAATAGCTCCGGGAATGGCTTTAGCTATGGTTTCTGGGGTAAGTTATTTCGGTTTCCTTTTGGGACCTCCATTAATTGGTTATATTTCTGCACTTTCTAGTTTAAGGTATTCTTATGCCATTATAGGATGTTTTGGGTTTTTTATCACCATGATTGTAGCTAAGATTAAAGCCATTCAATAA
- the odhB gene encoding 2-oxoglutarate dehydrogenase complex dihydrolipoyllysine-residue succinyltransferase, producing MSIEIKVPPVGESITEVVLSRWVKNDGEAVEMDEVIAELESDKATFELTAEQAGTLKTVAAEGDTLAIGAVVCKIEDGGAAAPKAEAAAAPAAEEKPAAVADKQSAPVAESKDSYATGTPSPSAGKILAEKGVDAAAVKGSGVDGRITKEDALNASAAAPKPAAAAPAKAESPAPVAGARSERRQKMTPLRKTVAKRLVAVKNETAMLTTFNEVNMKPIMDLRGKYKDQFKEKYGVGLGFMSFFTKAVCEALKDFPAVNARIDGEELVYNDFVDVSIAVSAPKGLVVPIIRNAESLSLAQIEKTVIELATKARDSKLTIDEMTGGTFTITNGGVFGSMMSTPIINAPQSAILGMHNIIERPIAEKGEVVVRPMMYLALSYDHRIIDGRESVGFLVRVKQLLEDPARLLLGV from the coding sequence ATGAGTATAGAAATTAAAGTTCCGCCAGTAGGAGAATCAATTACAGAAGTTGTATTATCCCGTTGGGTAAAAAATGATGGCGAGGCAGTTGAAATGGATGAGGTTATTGCTGAGCTGGAATCAGATAAAGCCACATTTGAACTGACTGCTGAACAAGCTGGAACTTTGAAAACAGTTGCTGCTGAAGGTGATACTTTAGCCATTGGTGCTGTAGTTTGTAAAATAGAAGATGGTGGTGCAGCTGCACCTAAAGCCGAAGCTGCTGCTGCTCCTGCAGCTGAAGAAAAACCTGCGGCAGTTGCGGATAAACAATCTGCTCCGGTAGCGGAAAGCAAAGACAGTTATGCAACTGGTACGCCTTCACCTTCGGCAGGAAAAATTCTTGCAGAAAAAGGCGTAGATGCTGCAGCTGTTAAAGGTTCAGGCGTTGACGGGAGAATTACCAAGGAAGATGCATTAAATGCATCGGCTGCTGCTCCAAAACCTGCTGCTGCGGCTCCTGCTAAAGCGGAAAGTCCTGCTCCTGTAGCTGGTGCAAGAAGCGAACGCAGACAGAAAATGACGCCTTTGCGTAAAACTGTAGCTAAACGTTTGGTAGCTGTTAAAAATGAAACAGCCATGCTAACTACTTTTAATGAAGTTAACATGAAACCAATCATGGATCTGCGCGGTAAATACAAAGATCAGTTTAAAGAAAAATATGGCGTAGGCTTGGGCTTTATGAGTTTCTTTACCAAAGCGGTATGTGAAGCGCTTAAAGATTTCCCTGCGGTAAATGCACGTATTGACGGCGAAGAATTGGTATACAATGATTTTGTAGATGTTTCTATCGCAGTATCTGCACCAAAAGGTTTGGTTGTTCCGATCATTCGTAATGCAGAAAGTCTTTCTTTAGCTCAAATCGAAAAAACAGTAATTGAACTGGCTACTAAAGCCCGTGATAGTAAATTGACTATCGATGAAATGACCGGCGGAACTTTTACCATCACCAATGGTGGTGTATTTGGCTCTATGATGTCTACACCAATTATCAATGCACCACAGTCTGCCATTTTGGGAATGCACAACATTATTGAGCGTCCTATTGCAGAGAAAGGTGAAGTTGTGGTTCGTCCGATGATGTATTTGGCATTGTCTTACGATCACCGCATTATTGACGGCAGGGAATCTGTAGGTTTCCTTGTTCGCGTAAAACAACTGTTGGAAGACCCAGCACGTTTGCTGTTAGGCGTTTAA